catggcaatactaaaaactttcatgtaagtgcattgaatactaagagaagtttgatacttgatgattgttttgagatatggagatggtgatattagagtcatgctagttgagtagttgtgaatttgagaaatacttgtgttgaagtttgtgattcccgtagcatgcacgtatggtgaaccgttatgtgatgaagtcggagcatgatttatttattgattgccttccttatgagtggcggtcggggacgagcgatggtcttttcctaccaatctatccccccaggagcatgcgcgtagtactttgttttgataactaatagatttttgcaataagtatgtgagttctttattactaatgttgagtccatggattatacgcgccctcacccttccacatttgctagcctctctagtaccgcgcaactttcgccggtaccataaacccaccatataccttcctcaaaacagccaccatacctacctatcatggcatttccatagccattctgagatatattgccatgcaactttccaccgttccgtttgttatgacacgcttcatcattgtcatattgctctgcatgatcatgtagttgacatcgtatttgtggcaaagccaccgttcataattctttcatacatgtcacctttgattcattgcatatcccggtacaccgccagaggtattcacatagagtcatattttgttctaagtattgagttgtaattcttgagttgtaagtaaaaagaagtgtgatgatcatcattattagagcattgtcccagtgaggaaaggatgatggagactatgattcccccacaagtcgggatgagactccggacggaaaaaaaagaaaagaggccaaaaaaagaagaaggcccaaataaaaaaatgagagaaaaaatagaagggacaatgttactatcctttttccacacttgtgcttcaaagtagcaccatgatcttcatgatagagagtctcctatgttgtcactttcataaactagtgggaattttacattatagaacttggcttgtatattccaatgatgggcttcctcaaattgccctaggtcttcgtgagcaagcaagttggatgcacacccacttagtttcttttgttgagctttcatacacttatagctctagtgcatccgttgcatggcaatccctactcactcacattgatatctattgatgggcatctccatagcccgttgatacgcctagttgatgtgagactatcttctccttttttgtcttctccacaaccaccattctattccaccatagtgctatatccatggctcacgctcatatattgcgtgaagattgaaaaaatttgagaacatcaaaagtatgaaacaattgcttggcttgtcatcggggttgtgcatgatttaatattttgtgtgatgaagatagagcatagccagactatatgattttgtagggataacttttcttggccatgttattttgagaagacatgattgcttagttagtatgcttgaactattattatttctatgtcaatattaaacttttatcttgaatctttcagatctgaacattcatgcctcgataaagaaaaattacattgagaaatatgttaggaagtattccacatcaaaaattattttatcatttacctactcgaggatgagcaggaattaagcttggggatgttgatacgtctccaacgtatctataatttttgattgctccatgctattatattatctattttggatgttattgggcttCTTTTTACACTTTTatcatatttttgggactaacctattaaccggaggcccagtccaaattgttttttttttgcctatttcagtgtttcgccgaaaaaggaatatcaaacggagtccaaatggaatgaaaccttcgggaacatgattttctcaacgaacgtgatccaggagacttggagtgggcgtcaagaaataaacgaggtggccacgaggcagggggcacgcctacccccctgacgcgccctccaccctcgtgggcccctcgttgctccaccggcgtacttcttcctcctatatatatatatccacgtaccccccaaacatccaggagcaccacgaaaacctaattccaccgccgcaaccttctgtacccaagagatcccatcttggggccttttccggagctccgccggagggggcactgatcacagagggcctctacatcaactccatggcctctccggtgatgtgtgagtagtttacttcagaccttcgtgtaacgccccggacacacccgccgatggtcgttactcctggcgagatctagactggccccacagatcaatactagtcttttctgcgcactttgtcctcactcgtgcgcacccgggagcaacttcccggtcggtcacccatcctgaaactactccaggttgagcacgcttaactttggagttctgttcgaatgggcttccggaaaagaaggaattccttatttatatgagtagtctatcatccctataagccaggctatcacatacacccccactcagaggaaccaacgtcttcgtcgggccacaggaacattCCCTCTTGGTACATacatctgtgcatccagtccggtacatgtgtcaTGCCGTGTGCCATGacaggtcacaaacgtcatgaacaacatgaccgcgcacctatccacaaacatccgtgtaaccgcgagggtcggctctgataccaacttgtaacgccccggacacacccgccggtggtcattactcctggcgggatctagactggccccacagatcaatactagtcttttctgcgcactttgtcctcactcctgcgcacccgggagcaacttcccggtcagtcacccatcctgaaactactccaagctgagcacgcttaactttggagttctgtttgAATGGGCttccgaaaaagaaggaattccttatttatatgagtagtctatcatccctataagccaggctatcacacttcgggtccatagctagtagctagatggcttcttctctctctttggatctcgatacaaagttctccttgattctcttggagatctattcgatgtaatcttcttttgcagtgtgtttgtcgagatccgatgaattgtgggtttatgatccagattatctatgaacaatatttgaatcttccctgaattcttttatgtatgattggtttatctttgcaagtctcttcgaactatcagtttggtttggcctactagattgatctttcttgcaatgggagaagtgcttagctttgggttcaatattgcggtgctcgatccgagtgacataaagggaaatgacacatattgtattgttgccatcgaggataaaaagatgggatttatatcatattgcatgagtttatccctctacatcatgtcatcttgcttaaagcattactctgttcttatgaacttaatactctagatgcatgctggatagcggtcgatgtgtggagtaatagtagtagatgcagaatcgtttcggtctacttatcgcggacgtgatgcctatatacatgatcatgcctagatattctcataattattcgcctttctatcaattgctcgacagtaatttgttcacccaccgtaatactaatgctatcttgagagaaaccactagtgaaacctatggcccccgggtctattttccatcatacaagtttccaatctattttattttgctttatttactttcaatctatatcataaaaataccaaaaaaaattatcttattattgtaatctaccagatctcactcttgcaagtggccgtgaagggattgacaagccctttattgcgttagttgcgatgttcttatttgtttgtgtaggtacgaggtgactcgcgcgtggtctcctactggattgatacattggttctcaaaaactgagggaaatacttatgctgctttactgctccaccctttcctcttaagggaaaccaacacagtgctcaagaggtagcaattggaTGGACTGGACAGGGTAGGGCTAGGGTTGCCCCCTATATATAGCAAGTGGATTTTTGGTTAGGTGCCATCTGGTCCCTTTGATCTTAACCGGACAGGGTGTCATAGGgggtgggtgggcgcgccctggtgccttgttgGTTGCAGGTGGACCCCCTCCGATAGATCttcgctccagtattttttatttattccctaAAAAATCTTCAAAATGTTTCGTCTAATtcctagaacttttatttctgcacaaaaaacaacaccatgatagttctgctgagaacgtcagtccggattagtttcattcaaatcatgcaaattagagtccaaaataagagcaaaagtgttcggaaaaatagatacgacgaagacgtatcagaccACGACTCGAGCATGCACCACACGACAATGGCAACCACAGGCACACCCTTGCCGTCCGGAACACACGAACCTTCTCACCCTCCTTGAACTGCTTGAGCAACCCCCTCGCGTGATTCACGAGCAATGGTACGCTCGTGAACCGGGCGATGATCTCGCGGGCGATGGCGACCTTGACCGGATCGGTGCGGACCTAGTTGTCGACCATCATCTTCCATACATTGGTCTTCGCCATTGACGGCACGGGCAGTTGGTTGGTTGGTTAGGGatttgagaaagagagagagagagatgagggtGATAGAGACGAGAAGGGAGGCGATGGGACGAGAGCGACGAGAGAGAGGAGTGGTGGAGTGGAGGTGACTATTGAATAAGGCCGCGGCGATTTGATTACTCGGCGTGTGTGACCGACAAGTAGGCTCGAGACGATGACCCTAACGTGTGGTGCCAAACCAGAGCGCGCGTTGGTTTCCAAAAATGCGAGGTGGGTTTGTACAAAAATGCGGCGACACTAAAACGACGGACCAATTGAGATGAGGTGACCGTTCATAGGACCGTATTTGTTACATATTTTTATGTATATAAGAACCGTAATATTATGTTTCTAAAGTTGCAGTACCAAAGTGTTGCACATGAAGGAAGAAAAGTGTAATTTCTCCGCCTAGCGCCCCAACAAAAATATCTAAACTCTCCTCGCCGAACCGCGCCTCTATCCCATCCATTCCCCTCTTCTCGCGGGCGGCTagggttttaggttcccctctcccCGCTCCCAAAAGGCAGCCCGTCTTCCTCTAGGGTTTTAGCCGCCTCCCTCCCCACCCCCCCTTGCTGCGTTCCCCTTCCCCGCACCGCCGCCTCCCCTTTCCCCAACGCCTCAGGCCACCGCCGCCCAGCAATCTCCCGTGCCGCAAACATGTGGGCGCTCCGCCGAGCCGCCAACCCCCTCAGGTACCGCCCTTCCCCGCCTCCCTCTAGGGATTCAGATGCTCTTGTCCGGATGATGGGTCAGTGGCTTCAGCGGACAGTCTGACGCGTGATCTGTTCCATTAGCTCAGTATATTTCGTCTTGTCGCGGCGACGCCAGTTAAATCTCTTCGTCCTATAGATTCCTTTGATTTGATTCCCCGTGCCGTACTAGCGCGATCCCCATTTAATAATAGGTCGCGATCTATCGTAACCATTGATAATAGCATCTCCAGGTGATGGGAGGTGGAAAGCTCGCACCGTCGTTGGGTTCATTTATTCCTTGATCTGCTCTGTAGTCGGAAATCGCAGTTCTCACCCCGACACCCCTGCTTCCGCACGATGCTGTTGGATGTCCACGTACCTGAAGCCTTGGCATTTCCccgtttccttttttctttctgatGCTTGATTGAAGGACCATACTTGTCCTTTCTTTTACTTGATTGATGTCCAATTATGTGCCCATCTTTCATGAAATGAGCCAGTTATACCTATTTTATCTGCCTGTGGCTGCTTGCTCAGGACTATATAACATGCATCTTGTATTGCATACACAGTTTAATTCTGTTAACTGGTTTAGCTGACATTTTTTGCCTCTGATTCAGGGTCAGTGCCCGCCAGGTTGCAAGTGTCCGGAGTTGCGCAAGCCTTGACGTACTTCTAAGTGCTGATACTAAGAATGCAGAACGACACTGTGAGCAGGGTTGCCAGAAATCGTGTTGCTGCAGTACACCAAAGCCACCAGCCTGTCGGTTGCCGTTCTCATCTGGCTGGTCCATGTGGAGTAGGAGTTTCTCTTCTCAGACTAGTGCAAATTCTGGTGACAAGGTCGATGACTTGGAGGACGGGTTTTCTGATCTCGAGGTTCCGCCAGAAGCTGATAAAAAGGATGTGGAGTTGCCATCTGAAGAGAGTTCTGATGATGATGCTGTTGATGGAATTGGCTTGTTGGGAGATGATGCTGATGCAAAACCTGACAAGGAGCCAATGAAGAAGGCCTCCCAGTCCCCCCTTCTCAAGGTGATGTTGGAAGCTCCAAGGAATGGTGTCTCTGGAACACTGAAGAAATGGCTTGATGGTGGCAATACATTTGATAGAAGTGATATCTTTTATGTCATTATGAACCTTAGGAAGCGGAAGTTCTACTTCAAAGCATTGCAGGTGTTTAACTTTTGCCCTGTATAACTTTTCTGTCTATTTCCCCATGATTGTGAATTCTTTTTTTTTACACGCTGCTCATATTATGGATAGACATGCAAGCAATCTCTGGCTTAAATCAAAATGAAGTCAAAATTACTTTTTTTACTGGATGCATTTGTACAACCTCAAGTCCTTTTTTGTTCTTCAAACCATTTATAGAACGCCTATTATTTGTTGTTTCATAGCTATACAATGGAAttaacattctttgaacaataaaacatGTTCCTTATATAGCCTTTTGCCGTGTCAATCGCCACCTGTTTAATTTCTTTACTACTTGTCTCTATAGTATCATGAGAATACATGACTGTTCTTATTGTAGTCTCTTATCCCAGCATGTTTGTCTTATTACATGAAAGATAATTCATTCACTTTTACGCAGCTCCTGGAGTGGCTTGAAGATTCCAAAGTAATTGATCTGGGAGAACGTGATTATGCTTCGCGCCTTGATTTGGTGGCTAAAGTTCATGGTGTTTACAAAGCTGAAAAGTATATAGATAGCATTCCTATATCTCATAGGGGTGAGATTGTATACAGAACTCTTTTAGCTAATTGTGTGTCTGAAGCAAATGTGAAGAAGTCAGAGGAAGTCTTCAATAAGATGAAGGATCTTGGGTTCCCAGTTACAGTATTTGCTATCAATCAGCTTCTGCTACTGTACAAAAGGGTGGACAAGAAGAAGATTGCTGATGTTCTCGCGAAGATGGAAAAGGAGAATGTGAAACCATCACTCTTCACTTATAAGCTCCTTGTGGACACCAAAGGTGCTATAAGAGATATTGCAGGTATGGAAAAAGTTATTGAGTCGATGCAAGCAGAAGGTGTTGAGCCAGATCTTCTGTTTCAAGCAACAATTGCAAAACACTACATATTTGCTGGTCACCGTGAGAAAGCTGAAGCAATTTTGGAGTCAATGGAGGGTGGTGATATCAAAGGAAACCGCAATGCCTGCAAGATTTTATTACCTTTGTATGCTTTTCTTGGAAAGAAGGATGATGTTGAGCGGATGTGGCAGGTTTGCGAGGCCAATCCTCGTCTAGACGAGTGCTTGTCTGCTATAGAATCTTTTGGTAGGCTTGGAGACGTTGAACGGGCAGAGAAAGTCTTTGAGGATATGTTCGCGACATGGAAAACACTCTCCTCCAAATTCTACAATGCTTTGATGAAGGTGTATGCTGATCAAAACCTTTTCGAGAAGGGTAAGGAGCTAGCAAAGCGCATGGATGAGGATGGTTGCAGACTAGGCATCTCAACAATTGATTCGCTGGTGAAGCTCTATGTGGGCGCTGGAGAGGTGGATAAAGCTGAATCTATACTGCACAAGCTGTCTAAAAGTAACAAGATGAAGCCTCAGTACAGCTCATACCTCATGTTGCTTGATACTTATTCAAAGAAAGGGGACATCCACAATTCAGAGAAGGTGTTTGACCAGTTGCGGCAGATGGGTTATAATGGGAGGGTTAGGCAGTACCAGTTGCTGCTAAATGCATATGTGCATGCAAAGACACCTGTTTATGGATTTAGAGAGAGGATGAAGGCTGATAACATTTTCCCCAATAATGTCATCGCGTCTTTACTTGCTGCTACCGATCCATTCAACAAGAAGAAGACATTATCTGACATGCTCGAGTAGGATCTGGAATACCGTTAGGTTCATCCCGTTGCCATGCAATATACATTTGCTGCTTACGGGTTTCTGCTAAAGTATATGATTGAGATAATAATGTTTTGGTCATGTAACGAACCACTAGTGTTTGTTTTGCACTTGGGTGCTCATGCACTACTGAACTTTCTGCCAGGAATAGATATCGAGCTGCTGCCCTAGATTCTTATTTATGTTGATCCTTAAATTATGTTTCTTTCTACTTGTTTCCCTGTAAATATTCCCTATTTTACCAGCAATTTTTGAAGGACCGATGGCTGAGGGCCTTAGATTGCTTTTTGTGGGAATTCTCTACTGATGCTCGTATGATGGATGTGGacattgaagtttgttcctggaaTTTCTTATAATAAAGTGTAGTGGTCTTGTCTAATCTGCAGCGTTCCTTTGGTACAACCTATGAAGAAAACTTTAGGCCAGTTTTACTTGGGTTTAGAGCAATTCTGTAGGGATTCTAAAGGATAGGAATTTAGAGCAATTACTTGaaatcaatccttcacatttcaaaggaaaaatGACATTAGTCTGAACCAACATAAAAATTCGTATCTTATGAATCAAGTGACTTCTCTTTCTATCTCTTTCCCTATACTATAGGATTgacaattgagatgcatgtcatatcACTTATACTATTCCTCCAAAGAGGCCTTGAGCTGAAAAACAGAACTGTAGGACTCGCAATATTTGGCTATTGCATT
The Triticum dicoccoides isolate Atlit2015 ecotype Zavitan chromosome 3A, WEW_v2.0, whole genome shotgun sequence genome window above contains:
- the LOC119268029 gene encoding pentatricopeptide repeat-containing protein At1g80270, mitochondrial-like — translated: MWALRRAANPLRVSARQVASVRSCASLDVLLSADTKNAERHCEQGCQKSCCCSTPKPPACRLPFSSGWSMWSRSFSSQTSANSGDKVDDLEDGFSDLEVPPEADKKDVELPSEESSDDDAVDGIGLLGDDADAKPDKEPMKKASQSPLLKVMLEAPRNGVSGTLKKWLDGGNTFDRSDIFYVIMNLRKRKFYFKALQLLEWLEDSKVIDLGERDYASRLDLVAKVHGVYKAEKYIDSIPISHRGEIVYRTLLANCVSEANVKKSEEVFNKMKDLGFPVTVFAINQLLLLYKRVDKKKIADVLAKMEKENVKPSLFTYKLLVDTKGAIRDIAGMEKVIESMQAEGVEPDLLFQATIAKHYIFAGHREKAEAILESMEGGDIKGNRNACKILLPLYAFLGKKDDVERMWQVCEANPRLDECLSAIESFGRLGDVERAEKVFEDMFATWKTLSSKFYNALMKVYADQNLFEKGKELAKRMDEDGCRLGISTIDSLVKLYVGAGEVDKAESILHKLSKSNKMKPQYSSYLMLLDTYSKKGDIHNSEKVFDQLRQMGYNGRVRQYQLLLNAYVHAKTPVYGFRERMKADNIFPNNVIASLLAATDPFNKKKTLSDMLE